A stretch of the Marasmius oreades isolate 03SP1 chromosome 8, whole genome shotgun sequence genome encodes the following:
- the VPS29 gene encoding Vacuolar protein sorting-associated protein 29 (BUSCO:EOG092640ZF; antiSMASH:Cluster_8.4), with protein sequence MVLVLLIGDLHIPHRVHDLPVKFKKLLVPGKIQQILCTGNVCDKETYEYLRTISPDVHVVKGDYDESSNFPLSVNVTHQPISIGIIHGHQCVPIGDLDGLSAIARQMDVDVLVSGHTHNVQAIEYDNKFFVNPGSATGAWTGLYNGDPTPSFALMDIQGPVVVTYVYQLVEGEVRVEKVEYRKEADSVGGAPRSTVMPQTIPSPTPGSPQGGGGAGGW encoded by the exons ATGGTCTTGGTTCTTCTCATCGGTGACCTTCACATACCACATAGAGTTCACGACCTCCCCGTAAAGTTCAAGAAACTTCTGGTCCCAGGAAAAATTCAGCAAATCCTTTGCACAGGCAACGTATGCGACAAGGAAACCTACGAATATCTACGGACAATATCACCCGACGTGCATGTAGTTAAAGGAGATTACGATGAG AGCTCGAATTTCCCGTTGTCAGTGAACGTTACTCATCAACCAATCAGTATTGGAATTATACATGGGCACCAGTGTGTGCCAATTGGAGACTTGGATGGACTTAGTGCTATAGCGAGACAGATGGACGTAGACGTGTTGGTTAGTGGGCATACGCACAA CGTACAAGCTATCGAATACGATAACAAATTCTTCGTCAATCCAGGCTCAGCAACAGGGGCTTGGACAGGACTTTACAATGG CGATCCAACTCCGTCTTTCGCATTAATGGACATCCAAGGACCTGTTGTGGTGACATATGTCTACCAACTTGTTGAAGGTGAAGTTCGGGTTGAAAAGGTCGAGTATAGGAAGGAAGCAGATTCAGTTGGAGGAGCACCCCGGAGCACAGTTATGCCTCAGACGATACCCAGCCCGACTCCTGGAAGCCCtcaaggtggtggtggcgctGGTGGATGGTAG
- a CDS encoding uncharacterized protein (CAZy:GH2; antiSMASH:Cluster_8.4): MFATITLDAFPWYWKQRNKTISSVLDELAEPSWQKAQTFPSEVHVELLKANLIPDPYLGFNEHKVQWIADVEWLYSTKFPTPSSPKAHTELVFHGLDAIVDVYLNGNLILSSNNQFQIHTVPVSLTGEEGDNTLFFHFKSAKLLAKELEGKFGRVRGGSTNLGDPSRVYVRKAQYDWRWDWGPELHTTGPYRTIELNTYDAQLSDLYARTSVNLATSQRSLDLDLTIKGTKSLAKKARVTLSRWGNSSIIREEVAPLSLTTEEVRDAVKWEFTTEEISLWWPVGYGDQALYELKVDMLDDTDNLLSTLTKRIGFRTVELIQRPLSEPDQYGQGSTFFFRVNNTPIFAVGSNWIPADNFLTTVSKDRYRDWMKLARDGGQNMVRVWGGGVYEDEALVDACDEFGLLLWHDFQFACGVYPGAQFPEFVESVKKEAEDNVKRLRNHPCMTLWCGNNEDYQMVLQWGDVPSLPATLFYEDILPSIVKSLTDPPIPYHPGSPYGGVGWDTADPTIGDVHQWNVWGGKEHPWQSYDVLGGRFVSEFGMPGLPSIKTIEYYFQGETEDSRKRNWHPQSKLVAQHTKAGVFERRFAIAMNDNFRITEDLEIYSYRTQLMQSCAIGYAYSTWRREWRGKGKEYCGGVLVWQLNDCWPGTSWALVDYFLRPKPVYYAIKRAGAPVALGIYRTVHKNRANDRPKQFYEYGAYQTVSATIDVWVSSSLPSPLQGEVELMLTFFDLGDPSWKHQERHTVQEVKPNQTTEVLKGFIVPGNHSGCNVIVLARLLAGGKEIARETDWPQPYRYLELPQDPGLTVVYGKNQLKVEVKRPVKGVFFEVEPDLKDSDTYSKVNWSDNGVDLVPGENRVLSVSVLPDTKAEIRARWLGHEKGVIVAVVGA, from the exons ATGTTTGCAACGATAACTCTCGATGCCTTCCCCTGGTACTGGAAACAGCGCAACAAAACTATCTCCAGCGTCCTCGATGAACTCGCAGAACCTTCATGGCAGAAAGCCCAAACATTTCCATCCGAAGTTCACGTAGAGCTTCTCAAAGCAAATCTCATACCAGATCCTTACCTGGGTTTCAATGAACACAAGGTTCAGTGGATTGCCGACGTCGAATGGCTTTACTCAACGAAGTTTCCTActccttcatctccaaaaGCTCACACAGAACTTGTATTCCACGGACTAGACGCCATTGTCGACGTGTACCTCAACGGAAACCTGATCCTCTCATCGAACAACCAGTTCCAGATCCATACCGTTCCAGTATCTTTGACGGGGGAAGAGGGAGATAACACCTTATTTTTCCATTTCAAATCCGCGAAACTACTCGCAAAAGAGCTCGAAGGCAAGTTTGGGAGGGTCAGAGGAGGATCTACGAATTTAGGCGATCCGAGTAGAGTCTATGTGAGGAAAGCGCAGTATGACTGGAG ATGGGATTGGGGCCCCGAACTTCACACGACGGGTCCATATCGTACTATCGAGCTCAACACCTACGACGCTCAGCTCTCCGACTTGTATGCCCGTACCTCGGTTAATCTTGCGACGTCTCAGAGATCCCTTGACCTAGATCTCACGATTAAAGGCACGAAATCACTTGCCAAGAAGGCCAGAGTTACTCTGTCAAGGTGGGGCAACAGCTCAATTATCCGGGAAGAAGTGGCACCTCTTTCGCTTACCACCGAAGAAGTGAGAGATGCGGTAAAATGGGAGTTCACTACGGAAGAGATCTCTCTGTGGTGGCCTGTCGGATACGGGGATCAGGCATTGTATGAGTTGAAAGTCGATATGCTTGATGATACC GACAACCTACTCTCAACTCTAACAAAGCGTATCGGCTTCCGCACTGTTGAGCTTATCCAACGTCCTCTGAGTGAACCAGACCAATACGGTCAGGGTTCCACCTTCTTCTTCCGCGTAAATAACACTCCCATCTTCGCTGTTGGAAGTAACTGGATCCCAGCGGATAATTTCCTTACGACGGTCAGTAAAGATCGGTATCGTGACTGGATGAAGTTAGCAAGGGATGGGGGTCAAAACATGGTTCGGGTTTGGGGTGGAGGAGTCTATGAGGACGAGGCGCTGGTCGATGCCTGCGATG AATTTGGCCTTCTCCTCTGGCACGATTTCCAATTCGCCTGTGGTGTCTATCCGGGGGCTCAGTTCCCAGAGTTTGTAGAGAGCGTGAAGAAAGAGGCGGAGGATAATGTGAAAAGGTTGAGGAATCACCCGTGTATGACGTTATGGTGCGGGAATAACGAGGATTATCAAATGGTATTGCAGTGGGGTG ACGTACCAAGCCTCCCAGCAACATTGTTCTACGAAGACATATTGCCTTCTATCGTTAAATCGCTGACCGATCCCCCGATACCTTACCATCCTGGAAGTCCATATGGTGGGGTAGGCTGGGACACAGCAGATCCCACTATTGGGGATGTACATCAATGGAATGTATGGGGAGGAAAAGAACATCCCTGGCAGAGCTATGATGTACTTGGAGGGAGATTCGTTTC GGAATTTGGAATGCCAGGCCTTCCGAGTATTAAAACAATCGAATACTACTTCCAGGGAGAAACAGAGGATTCGAGGAAGAGAAATTGGCATCCACAATCAAAGCTCGTGGCTCAACATACCAAAGCGGGCGTGTTTGAGAGGCGATTTGCTATTGCCATGAATGACAATTTCCGGATAACGGAGGATCTCGAGAT ATACTCCTATCGCACGCAACTTATGCAATCGTGCGCTATCGGCTACGCTTATTCCACTTGGCGTCGAGAGTGGAggggaaaagggaaagagtATTGCGGAGGGGTGTTAGTCTGGCAATTAAATGATTGTTGGCCAGGAACGAGTTGGGCCTTGGTTGATTATTTC CTCCGACCCAAACCGGTATACTACGCTATTAAACGCGCCGGTGCACCTGTAGCACTGGGAATTTATCGAACT GTGCATAAAAACCGAGCCAATGACCGGCCCAAACAGTTTTATGAATACGGAGCATACCAAACCGTTTCTGCGACGATAGATGTTTgggtttcttcttcccttccttctcctcttcAAGGGGAAGTGGAACTCATGTTGACGTTTTTCGATCTGGGAGACCCGTCTTGGAAACACCAGGAGCGTCATACCGTTCAAGAGGTCAAACCAAATCAGACGACGGAGGTACTCAAAGGCTTCATTGTTCCCGGAAATCACTCGGGCTGTAACGTTATCGTGCTCGCTAGATTGTTGGCTGGGGGAAAGGAAATAGCGAGAGAGACCGATTGGCCACAGCCTTACCGGTATCTAGAGTTGCCTCAGGATCCTGGGTTGACAGTCGTTTACGGGAAAAATCAACTGAAGGTGGAGGTGAAGAGACCTGTCAAAGGTGTTTTCTTTGAGGTGGAACCTGATCTGAAGGATAGTGATACCTATTCGAAAGTTAATTGGAGCGATAACGGGGTTGATTTGGTTCCAGGAGAGAATAGAGTCCTTAGTGTGAGTGTGTTGCCAGACACTAAAGCCGAGATACGTGCGAGATGGTTGGGCCACGAGAAGGGTGTAATAGTGGCAGTTGTGGGTGCGTAA
- a CDS encoding uncharacterized protein (MEROPS:MER0033188; antiSMASH:Cluster_8.4), with product MKFFAPLLFAVQVSVVFAVPLAGPTVSLDSATVTGVTEGRVSRFLGIPYAQPPTGDRRFRPPELLSSYTGSVDATSAKPACPQQRDKVPYVSDGLLKEVIDYLIKTYETNTTPDSEDCLNINVLKPVNATTDSKLPVLVWIFGGGFEAGSANGEGGHGIVERSIDLNDSLIFVSMDYRVNGFGFLASKEVKEAGVANLGLRDQREALRWVQKYIGAFGGDPTKVTIWGESAGAISVGLQMVANGGETEGLFRAAFMQSGATIPVGDISHGQVYYDQLVSTTGCSGSPDTLACLRQVPYEKLYDAISDTPGIFSYQSLHLAWLPRVDGDFLGDSPQRLAQQGKVADVPFVSGNCDDEGTAFSLTSLNVTTDDAVREYLKTVLLPPDVPDSDLDELMRVYPADITQGSPYDTGPFNALTPQFKRLSSVQGDAVFQGPRRFLLQSVSGKQDMWSFLSKRLKYLPFVGATHGTDIQNVFGGGDMADYLIRFAAILDPNGSTGIPWPKYTTESPNMLTFQDGLPSLVITQDTYRKEAMEVATKILLEHPL from the exons ATGAAGTTCTTCGCTCCTCTTCTCTTCGCCGTTCAGGTCAGCGTTGTCTTCGCCGTCCCTCTCGCCGGTCCAACTGTTTCCCTGGACTCAGCAACTGTGACTGGAGTAACTGAAGGACGTGTGTCTAGGTTTCTTGGTATACCATATGCTCAGCCTCC AACCGGAGACCGCCGATTCCGTCCACCAGAGCTGCTGTCATCCTACACCGGATCTGTCGATGCCACCTCCGCAAAACCAGCCTGTCCACAACAACGAGATAAAGTTCCTTATGTTTCTGACGGGCTTCTTAAAGAGGTCATCGATTATCTCATCAAGACCTATGAGACGAATACCACTCCCGATAGTGAAGACT GCCTCAATATCAATGTGCTGAAACCTGTTAACGCGACTACCGACTCCAAACTTCCGGTCTTGGTG TGGATCTTTGGAG GTGGATTCGAGGCTGGATCAGCCAACGG AGAGGGGGGCCATGGCATTGTCGAGCGTTCAATCGACCTGAATGATTCACTTATCTTTGTCTCAATGGATTATCGTGTCAATG GATTCGGCTTCCTGGCCAGTAAGGAGGTAAAGGAAGCCGGCGTAGCGAACCTTGGTCTTCGTGATC AAAGAGAAGCCTTGCGATGGGTCCAAAAGTATATCGGTGCCTTTGGTGGCGACCCTACGAAAGTCACAAT CTGGGGTGAATCTGCCGGAGCCATCTCTGTGGGGCTGCAAATGGTCGCTAACGGTGGTGAGACCGAGGGGCTTTTCCGCGCCGCGTTCATGCAGTCTGGGGCGACGATTCCAGTGGGAGACATATCTCATGGTCAAGTCT ATTATGACCAGCTTGTATCGACAACAGGTTGTTCGGGGTCCCCTGACACGCTTGCTTGCTTGCGCCAAGTTCCGTACGAGAAACTGTATGACGCGATCTCCGACACCCCCGGAATTTTCAGTTACCAA TCCCTCCATTTGGCGTGGTTACCGCGAGTAGATGGAGACTTCCTCGGTGATTCTCCACAACGGCTTGCACAGCAAGGCAAAGTTGCTGATGTTCCGTTTGTGTCTG GTAATTGTGATGACGAGGGAACTGCCTTCTCCCTGACTAGTCTCAACGTGAC CACTGACGATGCAGTCCGGGAATATCTGAAAACTGTTCTCCTACCCCCGGACGTCCCTGATTCAGACCTTGACGAGCTCATGCGGGTGTATCCAGCAGATATCACTCAGGGTTCTCCCTACGACACCGGACCTTTTAATGCCCTAACACCTCAGTTCAAACGTCTCTCGTCGGTACAAGGCGATGCAGTTTTTCAAGGTCCTCGCCGATTCCTGCTCCAATCGGTCAGTGGAAAACAAGATATGTGGTCATTCC TGAGTAAGCGCCTGAAATACTTGCCATTCGTTGGAGCC ACACACGGAACAGACATCCAGAACGTCTTCGGAGGTGGTGACATGGCCGACTATCTCATACGCTTCGCTGCAATTTTAGATCCTAACGGAAGTACTGGGATTCCCTGGCCCAAGTATACCACGGAATCGCCAAATATGTTGACCTTCCAGGATGGTCTGCCGAGTTTGGTAATTACACAGGACACATACAGGAAGGAAGCGATGGAAGTCGCTACGAAAATCCTGTTGGAACATCCGCTGTAG
- a CDS encoding uncharacterized protein (antiSMASH:Cluster_8.4), which translates to MFAQIHDPTGPTTAPSSLDYYSLLSHLLNMNDTQGENKTTESLSFTAKSSLQRMVHELLGKCDVTLDKLSFDQDLYDECKKIMASEYHLPSPRYPWFEKYLSVGVVIAFTSYAHLPRHHRVQIAVHTSFATALDDIFSHHHQRMESFNESFLKGVSQDDLILDGLAKALLNTSKYYSPIQSNLIVTSTLDFMTSLIMEVKIKKMESFDSPSFAAYYRDMSGVSIAFAMFIFPKGIDPATYIQCTPQIGMYINYMNDVLSFYKEEVAGEEENLVSMLAKESSITKYEAIQRIADDVAEAEKDISTRLAGNKLALDGWQSFKRGYVRFHTSSPRYKLDELFELPYGLTVKETEGGVEDL; encoded by the exons ATGTTCGCGCAAATCCATGATCCGAC TGGACCTACTACAGCACCAAGCTCATTGGACTACTACAGTCTGCTTTCACACCTTCTCAACATGAACGATACACAAGGCGAAAACAAAACA ACGGAATCATTATCTTTCACTGCGAAGTCTTCCCTCCAGCGCATGGTTCATGAGCTTCTTGGGAAATGCGACGTCACACTCGACAAACTTTCTTTTGACCAGGACCTCTACGACGAATGCAAGAAGATCATGGCGTCCGAATACCATCTACCATCGCCTCGTTATCCCTGGTTCGAGAAATACCTCTCCGTCGGGGTCGTCATTGCTTTCACGTCCTATGCCCATCTTCCGAGGCACCACCGAGTGCAGATTGCTGTTCATACGTCTTTTGCTACGGCGCTCGACGATATCTTCTCTCACCACCATCAACGAATGGAAAGTTTCAATGAATCATTTCTCAAGGGGGTCTCACAGGATGATCTCATCCTCGATGGTCTGGCCAAAGCCCTTTTGAATACATCCAAATATTATAGCCCCATACAGTCCAACTTGATCGTGACATCCACTTTGGATTTCATGACTTCTTTGATAATGGAGGTGAAAATTAAAAAGATGGAA AGCTTCGACTCACCCAGTTTCGCGGCTTACTATCGGGACATGTCTGGTGTTTCCATAGCGTTTGCGATGTTCATATTCCCGAAAGGAATCGACCCCGCAACGTATATTCAATGTACTCCTCAAATCGGAATGTATATCAATTATATGAA TGACGTACTTTCGTTCTACAAAGAGGAAGTCGCGGGAGAGGAGGAAAACTTGGTGAGTATGCTCGCGAAGGAATCTTCGATCACGAAGTATGAGGCCATCCAACGCATAGCTGACGATGTCGCTGAAGCCGAGAAGGACATCTCGACAAGGTTGGCGGGTAATAAGCTGGCCTTGGACGGTTGGCAGAGTTTCAAGAGAGGATACGTCCGCTTCCATACCTCATCCCCCCGGTACAAGCTCGACGAGCTATTTGAACTCCCTTACGGCCTCACTGTCAAGGAGACCGAAGGAGGAGTTGAAGACTTGTAG
- a CDS encoding uncharacterized protein (antiSMASH:Cluster_8.4) produces the protein MNDTQGENKTTESLSFTAKSSLQRMVHELLGKCDVTLDKLSFDQDLYDECKKIMASEYHLPSPRYPWFEKYLSVGVVIAFTSYAHLPRHHRVQIAVHTSFATALDDIFSHHHQRMESFNESFLKGVSQDDLILDGLAKALLNTSKYYSPIQSNLIVTSTLDFMTSLIMEVKIKKMESFDSPSFAAYYRDMSGVSIAFAMFIFPKGIDPATYIQCTPQIGMYINYMNDVLSFYKEEVAGEEENLVSMLAKESSITKYEAIQRIADDVAEAEKDISTRLAGNKLALDGWQSFKRGYVRFHTSSPRYKLDELFELPYGLTVKETEGGVEDL, from the exons ATGAACGATACACAAGGCGAAAACAAAACA ACGGAATCATTATCTTTCACTGCGAAGTCTTCCCTCCAGCGCATGGTTCATGAGCTTCTTGGGAAATGCGACGTCACACTCGACAAACTTTCTTTTGACCAGGACCTCTACGACGAATGCAAGAAGATCATGGCGTCCGAATACCATCTACCATCGCCTCGTTATCCCTGGTTCGAGAAATACCTCTCCGTCGGGGTCGTCATTGCTTTCACGTCCTATGCCCATCTTCCGAGGCACCACCGAGTGCAGATTGCTGTTCATACGTCTTTTGCTACGGCGCTCGACGATATCTTCTCTCACCACCATCAACGAATGGAAAGTTTCAATGAATCATTTCTCAAGGGGGTCTCACAGGATGATCTCATCCTCGATGGTCTGGCCAAAGCCCTTTTGAATACATCCAAATATTATAGCCCCATACAGTCCAACTTGATCGTGACATCCACTTTGGATTTCATGACTTCTTTGATAATGGAGGTGAAAATTAAAAAGATGGAA AGCTTCGACTCACCCAGTTTCGCGGCTTACTATCGGGACATGTCTGGTGTTTCCATAGCGTTTGCGATGTTCATATTCCCGAAAGGAATCGACCCCGCAACGTATATTCAATGTACTCCTCAAATCGGAATGTATATCAATTATATGAA TGACGTACTTTCGTTCTACAAAGAGGAAGTCGCGGGAGAGGAGGAAAACTTGGTGAGTATGCTCGCGAAGGAATCTTCGATCACGAAGTATGAGGCCATCCAACGCATAGCTGACGATGTCGCTGAAGCCGAGAAGGACATCTCGACAAGGTTGGCGGGTAATAAGCTGGCCTTGGACGGTTGGCAGAGTTTCAAGAGAGGATACGTCCGCTTCCATACCTCATCCCCCCGGTACAAGCTCGACGAGCTATTTGAACTCCCTTACGGCCTCACTGTCAAGGAGACCGAAGGAGGAGTTGAAGACTTGTAG
- a CDS encoding uncharacterized protein (antiSMASH:Cluster_8.4): protein MSLLRTQNPSSSSRKGSYSALSTHNYLSDSDDNSATPRGASPSHQDPELGTSSSPDSKRSLRFSIPSSPPRPGMSHLLDKQSPAPAQVQKKGDFVESPIEEEPQERHEQEHSDQDESESDRSANESRSDTRQTKSWRFRPSLVLENSGSVARDHLASERTFLAYVRTSLAIASTGVALVQLFTIASKAVSNHPTQLTFSPATKRVQVWARPLGVVTVGLGIAVLSIGVVRYFTVQNALVKGKFPVARFLLGGIAFVLGVLVLIVFGVLVSGAGPRG, encoded by the exons ATGTCGTTGTTACGAAcccaaaatccaagttccagTTCAAGGAAAGGCTCTTACTCTGCTCTAAGCACTCACAATTACCTCAGTGATTCAGACGACAATAGTGCCACCCCACGAGGAGCCTCACCCTCTCACCAAGACCCCGAGCTCGGCACAAGTTCTTCGCCGGACAGCAAAAGGTCGCTTAGATTTTCAATCCCGTCATCGCCGCCTCGACCCGGTATGTCGCATCTATTGGACAAGCAGTCACCAGCGCCGGCGCAAGTTCAGAAGAAGGGAGACTTTGTTGAGTCGCCTATAGAAGAAGAGCCACAGGAGCGGCATGAACAAGAACACAGTGACCAGGATGAGTCGGAATCGGACAGAAGTGCCAATGAGAGTAGGTCGGACACTAGGCAAACCAAGTCATGGAGGTTTAGGCCTAGCTTGGTATTGGAGAACTCTGGCAGCGTTGCGAGGGATCATCTAGCTTCTGAAAGGACATTTTTGGCGTATGTGAGGACGAGCTTGGCAATTGCTTCTACTGGTGTTG CACTGGTTCAGTTGTTCACCATCGCCTCCAAAGCCGTTTCGAATCATCCTACCCAATTAACGTTTTCGCCAGCCACAAAGCGTGTTCAGGTGTGGGCAAGACCGCTTGGAGTTGTCACTGTAGGTTTGGGGATCGCTGTCTTATCCATAG GCGTCGTGCGGTATTTCACTGTCCAAAACGCTTTGGTTAAAGGAAAGTTTCCTGTTGCGCGTTTCCTGTTGGGGGGTATCGCTTTcgtacttggggttttggtttTAATCGTGTTTGGTGTGTTAGTCTCGGGAGCTGGACCGCGAGGTTGA
- a CDS encoding uncharacterized protein (MEROPS:MER0033188; antiSMASH:Cluster_8.4), with amino-acid sequence MFFYSLVVAVQASIALAIPLANPTVSLDSATVTGITEGQVSKFFSIPYAQPPTGDRRFRAPEPVTPYTGSINATSIKPVCPQQKSELPSKPNGVDEKVYDFVTGKLEAANVPESEDCLNLNVLKPVNATPESKLPVVVWIFGGGFQAGFSTQLDGSTVVEKSINLGQPVIHVSMDYRSNGFGFMASQEIKAAGVGNLGLRDQREALRWVQRYIGAFGGDPTKVTIWGQSSGAISAALQMVTNGGDTEDLFRAAFLQSGAPISVGDISHGQVYYNQVVSETGCSEAVDTLACLRTVPYQNLSDAINNTPPIFSYQSLHLTWLPRVDGDFITDVPAHLVQQGKVANIPFVSGNCDDEGTLFSFTSLNVTTDDAVREYLRTVLLPSDVPEAEIDNLMRVYSANVTEGSPYDTGYFNALTPQFKRLASIQGDLVFQAPRRFLVQSLGGKQDTWSFVSKRLKSTAFIGSGHGTDLLNVYGGGDMADYLIRFAANLDPNGNTGIDWPKYTTATPNMLTFQDDALQRLVITQDTYRKEALQVATRVLMEHPLL; translated from the exons ATGTTCTTCTACTCCTTGGTCGTCGCCGTTCAGGCTAGTATAGCCCTCGCCATCCCTCTCGCCAATCCAACTGTTTCCCTGGACTCGGCAACTGTAACCGGGATAACTGAAGGACAAGTGTCGAAGTTCTTCAGCATACCGTATGCTCAGCCTCC AACTGGAGATCGACGATTCCGTGCACCAGAGCCCGTAACACCTTACACTGGATCGATCAATGCCACCTCCATAAAACCCGTCTGCCCACAGCAAAAATCTGAGCTTCCTAGTAAACCCAACGGGGTTGATGAAAAGGTCTATGACTTTGTTACCGGGAAACTTGAAGCGGCTAACGTTCCCGAGTCTGAAGACT gtctcaatctcaatgtGCTTAAACCTGTGAACGCGACTCCCGAGTCCAAACTTCCTGTCGTTGTG TGGATCTTTGGCG GCGGATTCCAGGCTGGATTCTCCACTCA ATTGGACGGCAGTACCGTAGTCGAGAAGTCTATCAACCTGGGCCAGCCGGTTATTCATGTCTCCATGGATTATCGTTCGAATG GCTTCGGCTTTATGGCCAGTCAAGAAATCAAAGCTGCGGGTGTTGGCAACCTTGGCCTTCGTGATC AAAGAGAAGCATTGCGATGGGTGCAAAGATATATCGGTGCATTTGGTGGAGACCCTACGAAGGTCACAAT TTGGGGTCAATCCTCTGGAGCCATCTCTGCAGCACTTCAGATGGTCACCAACGGTGGTGACACCGAGGATCTTTTCCGCGCTGCGTTCTTGCAGTCTGGGGCTCCCATTTCAGTGGGAGACATATCTCATGGTCAAGTCT ATTACAACCAGGTCGTGTCTGAGACAGGCTGTTCAGAAGCAGTTGACACACTTGCATGCTTGCGAACTGTTCCGTACCAAAATCTGTCGGATGCAATTAACAATACTCCCCCGATTTTCAGTTATCAG TCCCTCCATCTGACGTGGTTGCCACGGGTTGATGGTGACTTCATCACCGATGTCCCAGCACATCTAGTGCAACAAGGCAAAGTTGCGAATATTCCATTTGTGTCTG GTAATTGTGACGACGAAGGAACCTTGTTCTCCTTTACAAGTTTGAACGTGAC CACTGACGATGCAGTCCGGGAATATCTGAGAACCGTTCTCCTACCCTCCGACGTCCCTGAAGCAGAAATTGACAACCTCATGCGAGTGTATTCAGCAAATGTCACTGAAGGCTCTCCCTACGACACCGGATATTTCAACGCCCTAACACCCCAATTCAAACGCCTCGCATCAATTCAAGGCGATTTAGTTTTCCAAGCTCCCCGTCGGTTCCTCGTCCAGTCGCTCGGCGGAAAACAAGACACATGGTCATTCG TGAGTAAGCGCCTGAAATCCACTGCGTTCATTGGATCT GGCCACGGAACAGACCTTTTGAACGTCTACGGAGGTGGTGATATGGCCGACTACCTCATACGCTTTGCTGCGAATCTGGATCCTAATGGAAACACTGGGATTGATTGGCCAAAGTACACCACAGCGACGCCTAATATGTTGACCTTCCAGGATGATGCTCTGCAGAGATTGGTAATTACACAGGATACATACAGGAAGGAAGCTCTACAAGTCGCTACGAGGGTGCTTATGGAGCATCCGTTGTTATAA
- a CDS encoding uncharacterized protein (BUSCO:EOG09263X4B; antiSMASH:Cluster_8.4): MSMSTPDIAVNIRNLTFHHILPGTRLPVTPEPTLLDVNFNLLKGSRTLLIGGNGAGKSTLLTLLSGKRMIQKGDMTIFGRDVFRDLPEGVTYLGTEWAMNARVRGDIVVSNFLDSVGGYRHKERRDHLLNVLDVNLDWHMHAISDGERRRVQLVMGLMGQWDLLLLDEVTVDLDVLVRSELLKFLREESESRGATIIYATHIFDGLDDFPTHVAHMRDGAFALNPTPWPLEASLMPPDGQLLKTGSLLHSVALTWLAEDRSHRIKEEKEGKRPVLRGARKQVNPTDSESFYKKYDYSH, from the exons atgtcgatgagcacTCCAGACATCGCTGTCAATATCCGAAACCTCACTTTCCACCACATTCTTCCCGGAACACGTCTTCCAGTTACCCCGGAACCTACCCTTCTCGACGTCAACTTCAATCTCCTAAAAGGGTCGCGAACGCTCTTGATTGGTGGGAATGGTGCTGGAAAGAGTACTTTGCTAACGCTTTTGTCCGGAAAACGTATGATTCAGAAAGGAGATATGACGATTTTTGGTCGAGATGTTTTTAGAGATCTTCCAGAG GGCGTCACATACCTTGGAACCGAATG GGCGATGAATGCTCGTGTCAGAGGGGATATCGTCGTTTCCAATTTCCTCGACAGTGTAGGGGGATATAGACACAAGGAGCGAAGAGATCATTTGTTGAACGTTCTTGACGTGAATCTAGACTG GCACATGCATGCTATATCGGACGGGGAACGAAGACGCGTTCAACTCGTAATGGGTCTCATGGGTCAATGGGATTTACTTCTACTCGACGAG GTAACAGTCGACCTCGACGTTCTCGTTCGCAGTGAACTTTTGAAATTCCTCCGAGAGGAGTCTGAATCTCGCGGTGCAACAATCATCT ATGCGACACATATCTTTGACG GACTTGATGATTTTCCTACCCATGTGGCGCATATGCGGGATGGCGCATTCGCGTTGAACCCAACCCCTTGGCCTCTAGAAGCTTCCTTGATGCCACCGGACGGCCAACTTCTCAAGACAGGATCCTTACTTCATTCTGTTGCGCTCACATGGCTCGCGGAGGACAGATCGCATAGAAtcaaggaagaaaaagagggaaagagaCCTGTCCTCAGAGGAGCTAGGAAACAG GTCAATCCCACTGATTCTGAATCATTTTACAAGAA GTATGATTACAGTCATTAA